ATGGTCAATGGCGAGGATGTTGCGGCTGTGAAAATCGCGGTGGGCCAGCGTTTCCATCCGCTCCGCCAGTGCGTCCACAATCGTTCCCCACTCCTTTTTCGCGGCATCCGACAGATCTGGTGAAACGGCCAGCCCCAAATGCCCGGCGAGGAAATGGGTGTTTGCGAAATCAATCTCCCACATCAGTTTTTCAAAGTCGAACGCAAGCTTGAAGCATCCGTGGCTTTTGTCCGGCAAAATGGCGGCGTTCTTCTGAAAATCAACCAGGCTGTCTATCACATTCCTGTATTCACGCTCCACAGCTTGCGCGTCCAGCCGGGCCAGCCGGTTTTGAAGAAGCTCGTCGCCGCAGTCCTCAAGAAGCGCCAGATTGCCGTTTTGACTGAAAAACTCCGGTGTGTCCACGTTCATCGCGCGCAGAAGCCTGGTCATGGAGTAAAACCCGGTGACCTGCCCCTCGTCCGGCGCCATCATCACAACATATGTATCCCCGCCATCGAGCGCGATTCTAAAGTATTTGCGGGTGGAAGCGTCCCCCGCCAGCATTGTTATCGAGGCCACCGTTCCGCTTTGTTTCGCGGAAGCGATAAGCCTGGCTGCGTCTTCCTTCTTCAGCGTTCCTTCGCTCATTTAATAAGCCCCGCGATAATTTCCGCGCTCCGGCTGGCGGCTCCACGGTTTGCCTCCACTGCCTTTAACGCAGCCTCCCCAGCGGCCAGCCGGGCTGTATTGTCCGACAGCAGCGCCGAAAGCCTTTCCGCAATCTCGCTTTCCGATTGCGCAGTCCACGCCGCGTCCGCCGACAATAACGAACGCGCCGCGTCCTTGAAGTTTGTCATGTGCGGACCGAACAAGACGGGAACGCCGTGCGCCGCAGGTTCCAGCGGGTTTTGGCCGCCATGGGGGATAAGACTGCCTCCGGCGAACGCCACATCCGCCACGGCGTATAGTTTCGCCAGTTCGCCGAAGGTGTCTATCACCGGGACTATCAGTGGATCATGGCCGGGATTGGGCGCAAGCGATGTTTTGCGGACGGCGTGAAGGCCGCTGCCGTCAAGCGCCCGATCTATCCATCCGATATTTTCGATGCGCCGGGGAGCGATCACAAGCCTCAGTGCGCCCACGTTTTTTTTAACTTCAAGAAACGCCTTTATTGCATCCTCTTCTCCCTCGTGGACACTGCCAAGGAAAAACACCTTCTCTTCCGGGGAGATTCCAAGCGAACGGCGCAATTGCTCCCGTTGCGCCGCGTCAACCGGCTCGCATGGCTTGTCATACTTCAGGTTGCCGATTGTCTTCACCTTGGCCGCATCCGCCCCCATGGCCGTGATCCTGGCCGTATCCTCTTCGCCTTGCATCAGGCAAATGTCGATGATCCCCAGGACTTCCCGCATGAACCATTTGAGCCGTATGTATTTAGGATACGATTTGTCCGATATCCTCCCGTTGGCCAGAATCACGGCGGCTCCGGACCTTTTGCACTCCCGGATAACGTTGGGCCATATCTCCGTGTCCACCATCACGAACGCCGCAGGGTTGATCGCGCGGACGCTTCTGCGCGCGGCTCCGGGGAAGTCGTATGGGAAATGGACCACTGCGACTTGCGAGCCGAGCCTTTTTTGCGCCACTTCGCGGCCTGTGGCAGTGGTGACGGAAAGCGTGACTGGCAGGGCTGTTTTTTCTTTTAGCGCTTTAATGAGCGGTTCGGCCGCCATCACCTCCCCGACAGACACGGCGTGTAGCCAGATTGTCTTTGCGCCCCGCGCCGGAAGGCCGAATCCCAGTTTTTTCCAGAAACCCTCCTTGTATTTCGGCTTGGTGAGCGCGTACCAGGCTATCACAGGCGAAAACGCGGTTAACGCAATATACAAAAGAGCGTTATATACAAAATATCCCATCGTCACCTGCCCACCGGAAAATAACCGTCCGCCCGTTGCGTGATGCGCACGAGCGCCGCTTCAAGCTCCTTGCGCTTTGCCTCCAGTCCCGCCGAATCGCAATCGGCCGGAACGCTCACCGGCTCGCCGAAAATCACTACGGCTTTTGAGAACGGCTTTGGAATCATCATTCTGTCCCATGAGGGAAGCGTCCAGTATCGTGAAAATGAGACCGTCACCGGCAACGCGGGCCTTCCGCTCAATTTGGAGATCATCACCCCCCCCGGCTGGAGCTTATGCAACGGCCCTCGCGACCCGTCCCCGATAAGAGCCGGCCAATAGCCATTCTTGACGCACCTTGTCAAAGTCAGAAGCGCCCCGGCCGCGTTCTTGAACGATGAACCGCGCACCACGCCGTATCCGAACATCGCCAAGAGCCGCGCTATTATTTCTCCGTCCGCGCTGGGGCTCACCAATGTCTTGAAACGCCCGGTGGCGTTCAAATAATAATGCGCCAGGTAAAAAAGCCGTCCGTGCCAGAACACCAGCGCGGCGCCTTTCCCCTCACCCAAAAGCTTGCGCTCATGCTCCGTCCCCTCCTCGTAAAGCTTGAGGGTGATGGAAAAAACGCGGATGAGCAGGTACGCGATGGGCGGTATGACGTATGTGTTAATGAATTTTTTCATCGCAAGGCATTATTGCAGAAGGCGGCGGAGGGTTCAATACATCACCATGACTTATGGGCGGATTGCTATTGAGCCCGCCGGGCCGTCTGTCACTTCCCCGATGACGGCGGAAAATTCGTCCCCGTTGTTTTTCAACCGTTGGACAAGGCCGCCGGCTTTGTCACCGTCAATGGCGATCAAAAGCCCGCCGGATGTCTGAGCGTCGCACAGGGTCATAATCTGCTCTCGCGTAACGCTTTCATGGATCGAAAGACGCGGAGCGATCCATTCATTGTTTCTCGATCCGCCGCCGCCGGAGCCTTTTATCGCGAAAGGCTCCAGTCCATCGTATTTGGGGACTTTCGAGTAAAACAAGGCCAGGCCGGCGTTGGACGACTCCGCCATGTTTCCCGTGTGGCCCAGCAGGCCGAATCCGGAAACGTCCGTGCATGCGCTGGCGCCAAATTCCGCCATCGCCGCCGCCGCGTCCCTATTCAACCGCATCATCGCCGTTTCCGCTTCTTCGATAACGGCTGTGGAGAACGGCGCCTGGCCACCCGCTTCATAGTATCGCTTCATCGTTCCGGCGATAATGCCGACCCCGATTTTCTTTGTGAGAATCAACACGTCCCCAGGCCGAGCCTTGGCCTGTGTGATCATTTTCGCCGGGTCCACAAGGCCGGTGACCGCCAGGCCGTATTTAGGCTCGTTGTCGTTCAAGCTGTGCCCGCCCACTATCAGCGCGCCAGCTTCGCGGACAGCGTCCGCCCCGCCCCGCAGGATTTCACCGATGATCTCCGGTCCAATGGAACAAGGCGCCGCCAGTATGTTTAAAGCTGTCAGCGGCCTTGCGGCAAGGGCGTAAACATCGGAAAGTGAGTTGGCGGCGCCTATCCTGCCGAACCTGTATGGGTCGTCCACGATGGGGGTGAAAAAGTCAACCGTCTGCACCAGCGCCATGCCGTCGGAGAGTTTGAACACACCAGCGTCGTCCCCGGAGCCGGAGCCGTATATGAACTCCGGGGCGGAGAAAGGTTTCATCCCGCTAAGGGCGCGGCGCAGGTCCGACGGACCCAGCTTCGAGCCTCAACCGCCGGCTTTTGCCAGCGTCGTCATCCGTATTTTCTTTTGTTCCATGTTAATCATGATAAGCGTTCCGGCGAATGAAGGGAAGGCGGATGGATTATGAAGTCTTCCGGGAAAGCCCCCGCTTGCCCGCAAGTTTCCTCAATACCGCCAGGTTGATCCTGTCCTCCTCACCTTCCGGCCCCTTGGGGGTCTCCAGTATCATCGGCGTGCCGTAAAACCGTGGGTCGTTCACAAGAGTCCGGAAACCTTCAAGCCCGATGGAGCCATGCCCGATGTGCTCGTGGCGGTCCACACGCGAGCCGAAGGGAGTCTTCGAATCGTTTATGTGGAACATCCTCAGCCGTTCAAGCCCGATGGTATCGTCGAAAATCCGGAAGGTCTCTTCGCAGCCTTGTTCCGTGTTTATCAGGTATCCCGCCGAGAAGATGTGGCATGTGTCCACGCACACTCCCATGCGCCCGGGCCGGCTGACGTTTGCGATGATCCACCCCAGATGCTCGAATTTATAGCCCAGGTTGGTTCCCTGTCCGGCGGTGGTCTCCAGCGTGATGGTCACTTTGCTTTCCGGCGCGCGATCCATCGCCCATTCCAGCGAGTCCACCACGCGCTTTAGCCCCTCATCGTCCCCTTTGCCCATGTGCGATCCTGGGTGGAACACAAGGCACGGGATGGAAAGGGCGTCGGCGCGCGCGATTTCGTCCAGAAAAGCCTCGCGCGACTTCTTAATAATGTCCGGCTGGGGTGAAGCGAGGTTTATCAGGTAGCAATCGTGCGACGCAAAGACCTTTACGTTGCATGTCCCGGCATTTTCGGCAAAGCGCGCAATCTC
This window of the Nitrospinota bacterium genome carries:
- a CDS encoding lysophospholipid acyltransferase family protein — its product is MKKFINTYVIPPIAYLLIRVFSITLKLYEEGTEHERKLLGEGKGAALVFWHGRLFYLAHYYLNATGRFKTLVSPSADGEIIARLLAMFGYGVVRGSSFKNAAGALLTLTRCVKNGYWPALIGDGSRGPLHKLQPGGVMISKLSGRPALPVTVSFSRYWTLPSWDRMMIPKPFSKAVVIFGEPVSVPADCDSAGLEAKRKELEAALVRITQRADGYFPVGR
- the selD gene encoding selenide, water dikinase SelD, producing MKPFSAPEFIYGSGSGDDAGVFKLSDGMALVQTVDFFTPIVDDPYRFGRIGAANSLSDVYALAARPLTALNILAAPCSIGPEIIGEILRGGADAVREAGALIVGGHSLNDNEPKYGLAVTGLVDPAKMITQAKARPGDVLILTKKIGVGIIAGTMKRYYEAGGQAPFSTAVIEEAETAMMRLNRDAAAAMAEFGASACTDVSGFGLLGHTGNMAESSNAGLALFYSKVPKYDGLEPFAIKGSGGGGSRNNEWIAPRLSIHESVTREQIMTLCDAQTSGGLLIAIDGDKAGGLVQRLKNNGDEFSAVIGEVTDGPAGSIAIRP
- a CDS encoding deoxyribonuclease IV, translating into MSIAGGVGNAPLRAKDVGANTIQIFTKNNNQWSAKPLSPDEIARFAENAGTCNVKVFASHDCYLINLASPQPDIIKKSREAFLDEIARADALSIPCLVFHPGSHMGKGDDEGLKRVVDSLEWAMDRAPESKVTITLETTAGQGTNLGYKFEHLGWIIANVSRPGRMGVCVDTCHIFSAGYLINTEQGCEETFRIFDDTIGLERLRMFHINDSKTPFGSRVDRHEHIGHGSIGLEGFRTLVNDPRFYGTPMILETPKGPEGEEDRINLAVLRKLAGKRGLSRKTS
- a CDS encoding phosphotransferase; this translates as MSEGTLKKEDAARLIASAKQSGTVASITMLAGDASTRKYFRIALDGGDTYVVMMAPDEGQVTGFYSMTRLLRAMNVDTPEFFSQNGNLALLEDCGDELLQNRLARLDAQAVEREYRNVIDSLVDFQKNAAILPDKSHGCFKLAFDFEKLMWEIDFANTHFLAGHLGLAVSPDLSDAAKKEWGTIVDALAERMETLAHRDFHSRNILAIDHRRVWIDYQDARMGRRTYDLASLLLDPYADLAPELSDRLADYYFDKLSGTSGAEWEKERFDELYDLSGIQRIYKALGTYGFQASVRKTDVYLPYIAPALCTLERLLNRRLDFGAIRQITGMSAELVKGRPAPRQ
- a CDS encoding 3-deoxy-D-manno-octulosonic acid transferase produces the protein MGYFVYNALLYIALTAFSPVIAWYALTKPKYKEGFWKKLGFGLPARGAKTIWLHAVSVGEVMAAEPLIKALKEKTALPVTLSVTTATGREVAQKRLGSQVAVVHFPYDFPGAARRSVRAINPAAFVMVDTEIWPNVIRECKRSGAAVILANGRISDKSYPKYIRLKWFMREVLGIIDICLMQGEEDTARITAMGADAAKVKTIGNLKYDKPCEPVDAAQREQLRRSLGISPEEKVFFLGSVHEGEEDAIKAFLEVKKNVGALRLVIAPRRIENIGWIDRALDGSGLHAVRKTSLAPNPGHDPLIVPVIDTFGELAKLYAVADVAFAGGSLIPHGGQNPLEPAAHGVPVLFGPHMTNFKDAARSLLSADAAWTAQSESEIAERLSALLSDNTARLAAGEAALKAVEANRGAASRSAEIIAGLIK